The following coding sequences are from one Apodemus sylvaticus chromosome X, mApoSyl1.1, whole genome shotgun sequence window:
- the Armcx4 gene encoding armadillo repeat-containing X-linked protein 4 — MGRVQDVGWATAGLVIWAGTCYCIYRLTKGRTQSVSGLARNGSRIETETVVGEQNQTLAPSEALAGREAETRLKTEPETGEGGEPVAEVDSKVPVLDRPSGNSQTKTMLEEEIETQSETSSLVETVVMTEAVTLTESTSQAKEVTMKEAVTQTDAEAEAVGKKEAVTQTKAKAWAMAGRAEVKKEAMTQTKAEARSLAEKETEINRVTVTQSEVLAVTKEVVKIGTMNETGIVAEATIRPLEETVSVTRTQSEARLDATVDTKESPNDMPVTVAGVDMKSYAQSQTVSIIQNDDMAGAEADKEDLKNMSKAGSGVDTKASGQPHVAANILAGAVPGAKNDARDNANDICEAEADIRTCIIQPETVAKIETEATSGATMDGGKDANVKAVTDADVTDTQPQAVTSDQTEALPDAKVKGKGNASAMAKAGAKANTKTNLQADALPDTGDKNRSDHHVTAKAEAGIDMVSCTQTEPVANVQGDDLPDGKIKTKDNANTTPKEGAQATAQSQGEALPNTKGKARGKAKAKCKAAAGTDTKTCAQPQTGTKTQAEALSDSKVDSKSDSNAVSKAGAKADQKACGQPQPVVNCQNEALPGTKNKVKGNPNPTPKTEAGTATTSSAQTNVTCSQGETTPGAKNKAKGNRNSVPKAGVGPDMTGSAQPQTVANSHSEALPGTKNKVKSNPNVVPKAEAGAGACPQSVAVSQGVALTGTKTKVKGNSSAVSKPDAGAGTMGSAHAKTVANSQGETLPGSKNKVKGNSNAVPKAEAGAGTTDSIQPQADALLGARNKVRGNSNSVPKAESGASTILALASSQAEALLGARNKVRGSSNAAPKAEAGVGARGSTQSQAVVSSQNETLLGARNKIRSNAGTKSGARTGTRSSAQPQAVVSSQNEALLGARDKGLSSSQVEATADNRVYAKPMVGAVPASEMVTVAGAQPNVHDYYWNGIGVEDWIAAERWIKFRFQTIDGDWENSVSWTEEESGATVGPWSGAANDKPGIVSSWAVACDDTKSWTGARTENEVALGTWVGAGDQASGAIWAGAQTTEGAWVGDKTSGATWTGAENQISAGPWVVSGNQAIAGPWAVSQVTDGSWPAVQAGGVSWVVDQGTGTWTVAENPTGAVSWAGPGNIVSIGYWTGAVDQTNAVPWTGTTDQVAAAEAKPGEKGPWVVAGVQPSGAPTLGSENQSSGRSWTEAVNQASAASNLGTVGPAGGTSWAGTGDQAGVGSTSGSADQSSSGSWAGTRNLAGERSWTGTGHQSDGAAKPGFENQTSDGGSWAGTIGQPSGGAKSVSEGQSAGRSWADSGNQLSGGFLVGPLDQSNRESQPVSGELAASGVDQTTGGGCWTGSGDQSGGESRLSARDQSNGQSWPGTGNQTGGWYCTYTGAQPIGGGSWVAASGQDVGGTKPVLMNQSSGGAWLGTGTQVGAVSWTGDQVGVCSKPGFEGQAVGGGFWPGAGDQTTGGSRPAVPENQSSGGVSWGSAGGHVIGGSTACPTDQSSGGAWPGLGSQVSGGSWIGTVDQTSGCTKSGFEDQTCGGGSWTGTGEQTSGESWPGSRASNEASGGSRVDPQDQASGGSWSRSDDQASGRFLVSAEVEANEGFWFGPGSEAFIGSWCWTEEATILPVAGMKDEASTESTSGTREETIISSGVGDEKKTSTESLTRSEEAACTGTCDGSEAKTVAGAEAEVDPESKTRVEAKAEAEAETKVEAEVRVGTSAEAGAVAATDSEARAEAGARVEAGAGAGAEAGMGFWPWNGDGTSKGAEAEAGVGGGAETEAETENSTGFWFWNGDAATRGSKLGTEAEAKAGIGTGTGTDTGTETGVGAGAEAQAVADTSMGFWFWDGDGATKGSRLGTEAEAVVGAGAQAGAEVVAGSSMELWSWDGDEATKGSRLGTEAEPGAGVVAEAGAETSMGFWFWNEDSTTKGSGLGAEAGAGLGSWTFSSNVNDGEDEEDELSRESSPGIEEISLRTLFGAESEDSNDPRSTNEKDVNAESGTGDKADDTKDQSDAANGVDIRSWFYTGNENKCEDESSSQAKAKKATESRGIYPSMVPGAGMGVWDGAIVCSESKSSHKTSFPGDDGFGRQVNTGVKVHSCNCRCKRTVKLDAQDLEKLICMIEMTEDPSVHEIATNALYNSAEYPYPQEIDRNIGGISVIQSLLSNPYPNVRQKALNALNNISVAAENHRQVKTYLSQVCEDTVTYPLNSNVQVAGLRLIRHLTITSEYQHMVTNYISEFLRLLALGSGETKDHVLGMLVNFSKNPSMTRDLLIANAPTALINIFSKKETKENILNALLLFENINRHFKKRGKTYPQDRFSKTSLYFLFQRPKACAKKLRALAADCSDPEVKERVEVLINKL; from the coding sequence ATGGGCCGTGTTCAGGATGTGGGCTGGGCGACTGCAGGACTGGTGATCTGGGCTGGTACCTGCTACTGCATTTACAGATTAACCAAGGGAAGAACACAGAGTGTGAGCGGACTTGCCAGAAATGGGTCCAGAATCGAGACGGAGACTGTGGTTGGGGAACAGAACCAGACCTTGGCCCCAAGTGAAGCCTTGGCTGGAAGAGAGGCTGAGACTAGACTCAAGACTGAACCAGAAACTGGAGAAGGAGGTGAGCCTGTGGCTGAAGTAGACTCCAAGGTCCCCGTTCTAGATAGACCCAGTGGCAACTCTCAGACCAAAACAATGCTTGAGGAAGAGATAGAGACCCAATCTGAGACCAGTTCATTGGTGGAAACAGTGGTCATGACAGAGGCAGTGACTTTGACTGAATCCACATCCCAAGCCAAGGAAGTAACCATGAAAGAGGCAGTTACTCAAACtgatgctgaggctgaggcagtagGCAAGAAAGAGGCAGTGACTCAGACCAAAGCTAAGGCTTGGGCAATGGCTGGCAGGGCAGAGGTCAAGAAAGAAGCAATGACCCAGACCAAAGCAGAAGCTCGTTCATTGgctgaaaaagagacagagattaACAGAGTAACAGTGACACAGAGTGAGGTCTTGGCAGTGACCAAGGAAGTAGTCAAGATTGGAACCATGAATGAGACTGGAATTGTGGCTGAGGCCACGATAAGACCACTGGAAGAGACTGTGAGTGTGACTAGGACTCAGTCTGAGGCTAGACTTGATGCCACAGTTGATACTAAGGAGAGTCCTAATGATATGCCTGTCACGGTGGCTGGAGTGGACATGAAGTCCTATGCACAGTCTCAGACTGTGTCCATAATCCAAAATGATGATATGGCTGGTGCTGAGGCTGACAAAGAGGATCTCAAAAACATGTCTAAGGCAGGGTCTGGGGTAGATACAAAGGCTTCTGGTCAGCCTCATGTTGCTGCCAACATTCTGGCTGGAGCTGTGCCAGGGGCAAAGAATGATGCTCGGGACAATGCAAATGACATttgtgaagcagaggcagatatAAGAACTTGTATAATACAACCTGAGACTGTGGCCAAGATAGAGACTGAGGCAACATCTGGTGCCACGATGGATGGTGGGAAAGATGCCAATGTTAAGGCAGTGACTGATGCTGATGTAACGGATACCCAGCCTCAAGCTGTAACCAGTGATCAGACTGAAGCCCTGCCTGATGCCAAGGTTAAGGGTAAAGGTAATGCCAGTGCCATGGCTAAAGCAGGGGCCAAGGCAAACACCAAAACCAATTTGCAGGCTGATGCCTTGCCTGATACTGGGGATAAAAACAGGAGTGATCACCATGTCACTGCTAAGGCAGAGGCTGGTATAGACATGGTTTCCTGTACCCAGACTGAGCCTGTGGCCAATGTCCAGGGTGATGACTTGCCAGATGGCAAAATCAAGACTAAGGACAATGCCAATACCACACCTAAGGAAGGAGCTCAGGCTACAGCCCAGAGCCAGGGTGAAGCCTTACCTAATACTAAAGGTAAAGCTAGAGGTAAAGCCAAAGCCAAGTGTAAGGCAGCGGCTGGGACAGACACAAAAACTTGTGCACAGCCTCAGACTGGGACCAAAACTCAAGCTGAGGCCCTGTCTGATTCCAAGGTTGATAGCAAAAGTGACTCTAATGCCGTTTCCAAAGCAGGAGCAAAGGCAGACCAGAAAGCCTGTGGTCAGCCACAACCTGTGGTCAATTGCCAGAATGAGGCCTTGCCTGGTACTAAGAATAAGGTCAAGGGCAATCCGAATCCTACGCCTAAGACAGAGGCTGGGACAGCTACAACAAGCTCTGCCCAGACTAATGTGACCTGTTCCCAGGGTGAGACCACACCTGGAGCCAAGAATAAGGCCAAGGGCAATCGGAATTCTGTGCCTAAAGCAGGGGTTGGGCCAGATATGACAGGTTCTGCCCAGCCCCAGACAGTAGCCAATTCCCACAGTGAGGCCTTACCTGGTACGAAGAATAAAGTTAAGAGCAATCCCAATGTTGTGCCTaaggcagaggctggggcaggtgCCTGTCCCCAGTCTGTGGCCGTTTCCCAGGGTGTTGCCTTGACTGGTACCAAGACTAAGGTCAAGGGCAATTCTAGTGCTGTGTCTAAACCAGATGCTGGGGCAGGTACAATGGGCTCTGCCCATGCCAAGACTGTGGCAAATTCCCAGGGTGAGACCTTACCTGGTTCCAAGAATAAGGTCAAGGGTAATTCCAATGCTGTGCCTAAGGCAGAAGCTGGGGCAGGTACAACAGACTCTATTCAGCCCCAGGCTGACGCCTTACTTGGTGCCAGAAATAAGGTCAGGGGTAATTCCAATTCTGTTCCTAAGGCAGAGTCTGGGGCAAGTACAATTCTGGCTTTGGCTTCTTCCCAGGCTGAGGCGTTGCTTGGTGCCAGAAATAAGGTCAGAGGCAGTTCCAATGCTGCGCCTAAGGCAGAGGCTGGGGTAGGTGCAAGGGGCTCTACCCAGTCCCAGGCTGTGGTCAGTTCCCAGAATGAAACCTTGCTTGGTGCCAGGAATAAGATTAGGTCCAATGCTGGTACTAAATCAGGAGCAAGAACAGGCACAAGGAGCTCTGCTCAACCCCAGGCTGTGGTCAGTTCTCAGAATGAAGCTTTGCTTGGAGCAAGGGATAAAGGTCTGTCCAGTTCACAGGTAGAAGCCACTGCAGACAATAGGGTCTATGCAAAGCCCATGGTAGGGGCTGTACCCGCTTCTGAAATGGTGACTGTGGCAGGTGCTCAGCCTAACGTTCATGATTATTACTGGAATGGGATTGGTGTTGAGGACTGGATTGCTGCTGAGAGGTGGATCAAATTTAGGTTTCAGACTATAGATGGAGACTGGGAGAATAGTGTATCCTGGACTGAAGAAGAGAGTGGAGCCACTGTTGGGCCCTGGAGTGGGGCAGCTAATGATAAGCCTGGCATTGTTAGTTCCTGGGCTGTGGCTTGTGATGACACTAAGTCCTGGACTGGGGCTAGGACTGAGAATGAGGTTGCTCTTGGAACCTGGGTAGGTGCTGGTGACCAGGCCAGTGGAGCAATCTGGGCAGGAGCTCAGACTACTGAGGGGGCCTGGGTTGGAGACAAAACCAGTGGAGCTACCTGGACTGGGGCTGAGAACCAGATCAGTGCAGGTCCTTGGGTTGTCTCTGGAAACCAGGCCATTGCTGGGCCCTGGGCTGTGAGTCAGGTCACTGATGGGTCATGGCCTGCTGTCCAGGCCGGTGGAGTATCCTGGGTTGTGGACCAGGGTACTGGGACCTGGACTGTGGCTGAGAACCCGACTGGTGCAGTGTCTTGGGCTGGACCTGGCAATATAGTTAGTATTGGATACTGGACTGGGGCTGTAGACCAGACCAATGCAGTGCCCTGGACAGGAACTACTGATCAGGTTGCTGCTGCTGAGGCTAAGCCAGGTGAAAAGGGGCCTTGGGTTGTAGCTGGTGTCCAGCCTAGTGGAGCGCCCACGTTGGGATCTGAGAATCAGTCCAGTGGAAGGTCTTGGACTGAGGCTGTAAACCAAGCCAGTGCAGCATCCAATCTTGGAACTGTAGGTCCAGCTGGTGGTACATCCTGGGCTGGAACTGGGGACCAGGCTGGTGTTGGATCTACATCAGGGTCTGCAGACCAGTCCAGTAGTGGATCATGGGCTGGCACTAGGAATCTGGCTGGGGAAAGATCTTGGACTGGGACTGGTCATCAGTCGGATGGTGCAGCCAAACCTGGTTTTGAGAATCAGACCAGTGATGGAGGGTCTTGGGCTGGCACTATTGGCCAGCCTAGTGGAGGTGCCAAGTCAGTGTCTGAGGGTCAGTctgctggaagatcctgggcagattctGGAAACCAACTCAGTGGAGGGTTCTTGGTTGGGCCTTTGGACCAGTCCAATAGAGAGTCTCAGCCTGTGTCTGGAGAACTGGCTGCTAGTGGAGTAGATCAGACTACTGGAGGAGGATGCTGGACTGGTTCTGGGGACCAGTCTGGTGGAGAATCTAGGTTGAGTGCTAGGGACCAATCGAATGGACAGTCTTGGCCTGGCACTGGAAATCAGACAGGTGGATGGTACTGTACTTACACTGGGGCTCAGCCTATTGGAGGAGGCTCTTGGGTAGCAGCCAGTGGCCAGGATGTTGGAGGGACAAAGCCAGTGCTCATGAACCAGTCTAGTGGTGGGGCCTGGCTTGGCACTGGGACTCAGGTCGGTGCAGTATCCTGGACTGGTGATCAAGTTGGTGTTTGTTCCAAACCTGGATTTGAGGGTCAAGCTGTTGGAGGAGGATTCTGGCCTGGTGCTGGAGACCAGACCACTGGAGGGTCCAGGCCAGCTGTGCCTGAGAATCAGTCTAGTGGAGGAGTTTCCTGGGGTAGTGCTGGTGGTCATGTTATTGGAGGGTCTACAGCATGTCCCACTGATCAGTCCAGTGGCggggcctggcctggcctggggaGTCAGGTCAGTGGAGGGTCTTGGATTGGGACTGTGGATCAGACTAGTGGCTGTACTAAATCTGGATTTGAAGATCAGACATGTGGAGGAGGCTCTTGGACTGGTACTGGGGAGCAGACTAGTGGAGAATCCTGGCCTGGGTCTAGGGCTAGTAATGAAGCCAGTGGAGGATCTAGGGTAGATCCTCAAGACCAGGCTAGTGGAGGGTCCTGGAGTAGGTCTGATGATCAGGCCAGTGGACGATTCCTTGTCAGTGCTGAGGTGGAGGCTAATGAAGGATTTTGGTTTGGGCCTGGGAGTGAGGCCTTTATAGGGTCTTGGTGCTGGACAGAAGAGGCTACTATTTTGCCTGTAGCTGGGATGAAAGATGAGGCCAGTACTGAATCCACATCAGGGACTAGGGAAGAGACCATCATTAGTTCTGGCGTAGGGGATGAAAAGAAGACCAGTACTGAATCTTTGACCAGATCTGAAGAGGCAGCTTGTACAGGCACCTGTGATGGGAGTGAGGCTAAGACTGTGGCTGGAGCTGAGGCTGAAGTTGATCCTGAATCTAAGACTAGAGTTGAAGCTAAGGCTGAGGCTGAAGCTGAGACCAAGGTTGAGGCTGAGGTGCGAGTGGGGACTAGCGCTGAGGCTGGGGCAGTAGCTGCAACTGATTCTGAAGccagagctgaggcaggggctagagttgaggcaggggctggggctggggctgaagCTGGAATGGGGTTTTGGCCCTGGAATGGAGATGGCACTAGTaaaggagctgaggctgaggctggagttgggggaggggcagagactgaagctgAGACGGAGAATAGCACGGGATTTTGGTTCTGGAATGGAGATGCAGCTACTAGAGGGTCTAAGCTTGGAACTGAGGCTGAAGCTAAGGCTGGGATTggaacagggacagggacagacacagggacagagacaggggtGGGAGCAGGGGCAGAGGCTCAAGCTGTGGCTGATACCAGCATGGGATTTTGGTTCTGGGATGGAGATGGAGCCACTAAAGGGTCTAGACTTGGGACCGAGGCTGAAGCTGTAGTTGGGGCAGGAGCTCAGGCTGGGGCTGAAGTTGTGGCTGGGAGCAGCATGGAATTGTGGTCCTGGGATGGAGATGAAGCTACTAAAGGGTCTAGGCTTGGGACTGAGGCTgagcctggggctggagttgtggctgaggctggggctgagACCAGtatggggttttggttttggaatGAAGATTCAACCACTAAAGGGTCTGGGCttggggctgaggctggggctggctTAGGATCTTGGACTTTTTCTTCGAATGTAAATGATGGTGAAGATGAGGAGGATGAACTAAGTAGAGAATCCAGCCCTGGTATTGAAGAGATCAGTCTAAGAACCCTATTTGGGGCCGAGAGTGAGGACAGTAATGACCCCAGATCTACAAATGAAAAAGATGTCAATGCTGAATCTGGGACTGGGGATAAGGCTGATGACACTAAAGATCAGTCTGATGCTGCTAATGGAGTTGACATAAGGTCTTGGTTCTATACTGGTAATGAAAACAAATGTGAGGATGAGTCTTCATCTCAGGCGAAAGCCAAAAAGGCAACAGAATCAAGGGGCATATATCCATCCATGGTCCCTGGAGCAGGAATGGGTGTATGGGATGGAGCCATTGTTTGTTCAGAAAGCAAGTCATCACACAAAACCAGCTTTCCAGGTGATGATGGCTTCGGAAGGCAAGTCAATACTGGAGTCAAGGTGCATTCCTGCAACTGCCGCTGTAAACGCACTGTTAAACTGGATGCACAAGATCTTGAAAAACTCATTTGCATGATTGAAATGACTGAAGATCCTTCTGTTCATGAAATAGCCACTAATGCTCTATATAACAGTGCTGAATATCCTTATCCCCAGGAAATTGATCGGAATATAGGTGGAATTTCAGTTATCCAAAGCTTATTGAGCAATCCCTACCCAAATGTACGGCAGAAGGCTTTAAATGCCCTGAATAATATCTCGGTTGCTGCTGAAAACCATAGACAGGTTAAGACATATTTAAGTCAAGTATGTGAAGATACTGTCACCTATCCCTTGAATTCAAATGTGCAAGTGGCTGGACTAAGATTGATAAGGCACCTGACTATTACTAGTGAATATCAGCATATGGTTACCAATTACATTTCAGAATTTCTCCGTTTGTTGGCTCTGGGAAGCGGAGAAACTAAAGACCATGTTTTAGGAATGCTTGTGAATTTCTCTAAAAATCCATCGATGACAAGAGACTTGCTAATTGCCAATGCACCAACAGCACTGATCAACATTTTTAGcaagaaagagacaaaggaaaaTATCCTTAATGCtcttttactttttgaaaatataaatcgTCATTTTAAAAAACGAGGGAAAACATATCCCCAAGACAGGTTCAGTAAAACTTCCCTTTATTTCCTGTTTCAACGACCTAAAGCCTGTGCCAAGAAACTTAGAGCCTTAGCAGCAGATTGTAGTGACCCAGAGGTGAAAGAAAGAGTTGAGGTATTAATAAATAAACTCTAA